One region of Triticum aestivum cultivar Chinese Spring chromosome 6B, IWGSC CS RefSeq v2.1, whole genome shotgun sequence genomic DNA includes:
- the LOC123133343 gene encoding uncharacterized protein, translated as MGGNMAKPAIPKHHHQSPPPLLPPPPHGPREMASLPIPDDLLPEIFIRLPTPTDLVRASAACVTFRRVVADRSFLRRYRKLHAPPLLGFLNPHSGFHPAVPPHPSASAACAVALAVDFSFSFVPAPATSYRWTVRDIRDGRFLLVSAGHGFWCGETVVCDPLHRRYIRLPPIPDDLAAMVANPGFSETFLVPRWNGHDDEAAAAEETSFRVMGIVYCEANVISFIFSSSTIQWRAIASHSWSDMLPGLLSSMEERLFCWR; from the coding sequence ATGGGCGGCAACATGGCCAAACCTGCCATACCCAAGCACCACCACCagtcccctcctcctctccttcctccgccgccgcatggTCCCCGCGAAATGGCCTCTCTGCCGATCCCCGACGACCTCCTGCCAGAAATCTTCATCCGCCTGCCTACCCCAACCGATCTCGTCCGAGCCTCCGCCGCGTGTGTCACCTTCCGCCGCGTCGTTGCTGATCGATCCTTCCTCCGGCGGTACCGCAAGCTCCACGCCCcgcccctcctcggcttcctcaATCCGCATAGCGGCTTCCACCCCGCCGTGCCGCCTCACCCCTCTGCGTCGGCAGCCTGCGCCGTTGCCCTTGCCGTCGacttctccttctcttttgtcCCCGCGCCAGCCACTTCTTACCGCTGGACCGTCCGGGACATCCGCGACGGCCGCTTCCTGCTAGTCAGCGCCGGCCATGGTTTTTGGTGTGGAGAAACGGTGGTCTGCGACCCCTTGCACCGGCGATACATCCGGCTTCCACCAATCCCTGACGACCTAGCTGCTATGGTGGCAAACCCGGGTTTTTCCGAGACTTTTCTAGTTCCCCGGTGGAACGGCCATGATGATGAGGCAGCAGCTGCGGAAGAGACATCATTCAGAGTCATGGGTATAGTGTACTGCGAAGCTAACGTCATCTCCTTTATCTTCTCTTCCAGCACCATACAATGGCGAGCCATTGCATCCCATAGTTGGAGCGATATGTTACCTGGCTTGCTATCGTCGATGGAGGAGAGACTCTTCTGCTGGCGCTAG
- the LOC123135595 gene encoding uncharacterized protein isoform X1: MSQLQQQRLLSPSPNPLTPHSGPSARRFQIGGGMAGGAADGRQIRVDSAVLEHQPESPPRPLPRPHGAREVSSPPLPEELLLDIFRRIPDPADLVLTSAACVTFRRLITDRSFLRQYRKLHAPPLLGFLQYGDNVFHPAVPPHPSAPAARVVALAGDFSFSFVPAPDPAHRWVVRDSRDGRVLLEASPREGYSARGVVFTELAVCDPLHRQYLLLPPIPGDLAAAVEDPLMRIRPHFSETFLAPQGDGNEASTAEETSFRVIWMVQCEARVVGFVFSSSTRQWRAIPSQSWANLLAGFVSSTGLALFYGRQCTCDYFYWLPNCQYDLKMLVLDTLRMEFSVDEPPTEAKNALFLGITMMETGEGRPRMLAGTYDMTCGNHTLWRKNGGSTSQWQKEKMVSLSPGPRDVLRCSIGNYLVLDHFGSSSLEKGLYTVDIETLQLKRVCASVLGSTYCNYPPSLSVPKVSSGIEEEVLEQGVEALRAKGSVDGHQNGGQADVLGVGDGAD, translated from the exons ATGTCTCAATTGCAGCAACAGCGCCTCCTTTCTCCTTCCCCAAATCCTCTCACTCCTCACTCCGGGCCGTCCGCCCGTAGATTCCAGATCGGCGGCGGGATggccggcggcgcggcggacgGGCGACAGATCCGCGTGGATTCGGCCGTCCTCGAGCACCAGCCCGAGTCCCCTCCTCGTCCGCTGCCGCGGCCGCATGGCGCCCGGGAAGTTTCCTCGCCGCCGCTCCCAGAGGAGCTCCTGTTGGACATCTTCCGCCGCATTCCCGACCCGGCCGACCTCGTCCTCACCTCCGCCGCCTGCGTCACATTCCGCCGCCTCATCACCGACCGCTCCTTCCTCCGGCAGTACCGCAAGCTCCACGCCCcgcccctcctcggcttcctccagTACGGAGACAATGTCTTCCACCCTGCGGTCCCGCCTCACCCCTCCGCGCCGGCAGCTCGGGTCGTCGCCCTCGCCGGCGACTTCTCCTTCTCATTCGTCCCCGCCCCTGACCCCGCTCACCGCTGGGTCGTCCGGGACAGCCGAGACGGCCGCGTCCTTCTTGAAGCAAGCCCCCGGGAAGGTTATAGTGCCCGTGGAGTCGTCTTCACAGAGTTGGCGGTGTGCGACCCGTTGCACCGGCAGTATCTCCTGCTTCCCCCAATCCCCGGTGACCTAGCAGCTGCCGTGGAGGACCCGCTCATGCGAATACGGCCGCATTTCAGCGAGACATTCCTCGCTCCGCAAGGCGACGGCAATGAGGCATCAACTGCTGAAGAGACGTCATTCAGAGTGATCTGGATGGTCCAGTGCGAAGCTAGGGTCGTGGGCTTTGTCTTCTCTTCCAGCACCAGGCAATGGCGAGCCATTCCATCCCAGAGTTGGGCCAATTTGTTAGCTGGCTTCGTGTCATCGACTGGGTTGGCACTCTTCTACGGGCGCCAATGTACGTGTGACTACTTTTACTGGCTGCCAAACTGTCAGTACGATTTGAAAATGTTGGTGCTCGACACCCTGAGGATGGAGTTCTCCGTTGATGAACCCCCAACTGAAGCCAAAAATGCGTTATTTCTTGGTATAACCATGATGGAGACAGGAGAAGGCCGTCCTAGAATGCTTGCTGGTACCTATGACATGACTTGCGGCAATCATACCCTTTGGAGGAAAAATGGTGGGAGCACCAGCCAGTGGcagaaggagaagatggtctcactctCACCGGGCCCTCGGGATGTGCTGAGATGTTCAATTGGGAATTATTTGGTCCTGGATCACTTTGGAAGCTCGTCGCTTGAGAAAGGCTTATACACAGTGGACATCGAAACATTACAGCTTAAGAGAGTGTGTGCTTCAGTGCTTGGCAGCACATATTGCAACTACCCACCATCGTTGTCGGTACCGAAAGTATCAAGTG GTATTGAGGAGGAAGTGCTGGAACAAGGCGTGGAGGCCCTACGAGCTAAAGGGTCCGTAGATGGCCATCAAAATGGAGGTCAAGCTGATGTGTTGGGGGTTGGAGATGGTGCCGATTAA
- the LOC123135595 gene encoding uncharacterized protein isoform X2 translates to MSQLQQQRLLSPSPNPLTPHSGPSARRFQIGGGMAGGAADGRQIRVDSAVLEHQPESPPRPLPRPHGAREVSSPPLPEELLLDIFRRIPDPADLVLTSAACVTFRRLITDRSFLRQYRKLHAPPLLGFLQYGDNVFHPAVPPHPSAPAARVVALAGDFSFSFVPAPDPAHRWVVRDSRDGRVLLEASPREGYSARGVVFTELAVCDPLHRQYLLLPPIPGDLAAAVEDPLMRIRPHFSETFLAPQGDGNEASTAEETSFRVIWMVQCEARVVGFVFSSSTRQWRAIPSQSWANLLAGFVSSTGLALFYGRQCTCDYFYWLPNCQYDLKMLVLDTLRMEFSVDEPPTEAKNALFLGITMMETGEGRPRMLAGTYDMTCGNHTLWRKNGGSTSQWQKEKMVSLSPGPRDVLRCSIGNYLVLDHFGSSSLEKGLYTVDIETLQLKRVCASVLGSTYCNYPPSLSVPKVSSGC, encoded by the exons ATGTCTCAATTGCAGCAACAGCGCCTCCTTTCTCCTTCCCCAAATCCTCTCACTCCTCACTCCGGGCCGTCCGCCCGTAGATTCCAGATCGGCGGCGGGATggccggcggcgcggcggacgGGCGACAGATCCGCGTGGATTCGGCCGTCCTCGAGCACCAGCCCGAGTCCCCTCCTCGTCCGCTGCCGCGGCCGCATGGCGCCCGGGAAGTTTCCTCGCCGCCGCTCCCAGAGGAGCTCCTGTTGGACATCTTCCGCCGCATTCCCGACCCGGCCGACCTCGTCCTCACCTCCGCCGCCTGCGTCACATTCCGCCGCCTCATCACCGACCGCTCCTTCCTCCGGCAGTACCGCAAGCTCCACGCCCcgcccctcctcggcttcctccagTACGGAGACAATGTCTTCCACCCTGCGGTCCCGCCTCACCCCTCCGCGCCGGCAGCTCGGGTCGTCGCCCTCGCCGGCGACTTCTCCTTCTCATTCGTCCCCGCCCCTGACCCCGCTCACCGCTGGGTCGTCCGGGACAGCCGAGACGGCCGCGTCCTTCTTGAAGCAAGCCCCCGGGAAGGTTATAGTGCCCGTGGAGTCGTCTTCACAGAGTTGGCGGTGTGCGACCCGTTGCACCGGCAGTATCTCCTGCTTCCCCCAATCCCCGGTGACCTAGCAGCTGCCGTGGAGGACCCGCTCATGCGAATACGGCCGCATTTCAGCGAGACATTCCTCGCTCCGCAAGGCGACGGCAATGAGGCATCAACTGCTGAAGAGACGTCATTCAGAGTGATCTGGATGGTCCAGTGCGAAGCTAGGGTCGTGGGCTTTGTCTTCTCTTCCAGCACCAGGCAATGGCGAGCCATTCCATCCCAGAGTTGGGCCAATTTGTTAGCTGGCTTCGTGTCATCGACTGGGTTGGCACTCTTCTACGGGCGCCAATGTACGTGTGACTACTTTTACTGGCTGCCAAACTGTCAGTACGATTTGAAAATGTTGGTGCTCGACACCCTGAGGATGGAGTTCTCCGTTGATGAACCCCCAACTGAAGCCAAAAATGCGTTATTTCTTGGTATAACCATGATGGAGACAGGAGAAGGCCGTCCTAGAATGCTTGCTGGTACCTATGACATGACTTGCGGCAATCATACCCTTTGGAGGAAAAATGGTGGGAGCACCAGCCAGTGGcagaaggagaagatggtctcactctCACCGGGCCCTCGGGATGTGCTGAGATGTTCAATTGGGAATTATTTGGTCCTGGATCACTTTGGAAGCTCGTCGCTTGAGAAAGGCTTATACACAGTGGACATCGAAACATTACAGCTTAAGAGAGTGTGTGCTTCAGTGCTTGGCAGCACATATTGCAACTACCCACCATCGTTGTCGGTACCGAAAGTATCAAGTG GATGTTGA